One region of Streptomyces rishiriensis genomic DNA includes:
- a CDS encoding ABC transporter ATP-binding protein: MTPPPPENFAVELRGITKRFPGTLANDAVDLTVRHGEIHALMGENGAGKSTLMSVLYGMERADSGSVRIDGREVRFASPSDAMAAGLGMVHQSFKLFDSLTVAENVVYAAEPRRFGLVNRAAARRRVRELAEEHGLAVDPDARVGDLPVGLRQRVEILKLLHRGARTLILDEPTAVLTPAEADALFGVLKSLTAQGRTVVLVTHKLREVLEGSDRVTVLRDGRVAARLVTADTTADAIAAAMTGRAVELDRVHAPGTPGGAVLRVTGFSTDSVHDVDLTVHAGEIVGIAGVAGNGQSELVEALAGLRRATAGQVTLQGDDITHASATERRVKGLAYVPEDRHAVGTAPAASVADNLAMGHHRTTLSTRGLLPPAAVRAHALRLVERFGIKAATTEVPASALSGGNLQKLLIGRELAHEAPLLLVEQPTRGVDIGAIQNIHDQLIAYRDAGHAVLLVSAELSEIRGLADRVLVMYEGRVAAAYAKDGADERTLGLAMAGAPVETTGTDPLT, from the coding sequence ATGACCCCGCCGCCTCCTGAGAACTTCGCCGTCGAGCTCCGGGGAATCACCAAGCGGTTCCCCGGCACGCTCGCCAACGACGCCGTCGACCTGACCGTCCGTCACGGCGAGATCCACGCCCTGATGGGCGAGAACGGCGCGGGCAAGTCCACGCTGATGTCGGTCCTGTACGGCATGGAGCGCGCCGACTCCGGGTCAGTCCGGATCGACGGGCGGGAGGTGCGCTTCGCGAGCCCCTCCGACGCCATGGCCGCAGGCCTCGGCATGGTCCACCAGAGCTTCAAGCTGTTCGACTCGCTGACGGTCGCCGAAAACGTCGTCTACGCCGCCGAGCCGCGTCGCTTCGGCCTCGTGAACCGCGCCGCGGCCCGTCGCCGGGTGCGCGAACTCGCCGAGGAGCACGGGCTGGCCGTCGACCCCGACGCGCGCGTGGGCGACCTGCCGGTCGGCCTGCGTCAGCGCGTGGAGATCCTCAAGCTGCTGCACCGGGGCGCCCGGACGCTCATCCTCGACGAGCCGACCGCCGTGCTCACCCCGGCCGAGGCGGACGCCCTGTTCGGCGTGCTCAAGTCGCTGACGGCGCAGGGCCGTACGGTCGTCCTCGTCACCCACAAACTGCGCGAGGTGCTGGAGGGCAGCGACCGGGTGACCGTGCTGCGGGACGGCCGGGTCGCCGCCCGGCTGGTCACCGCCGACACGACGGCCGACGCGATCGCCGCCGCGATGACCGGCCGCGCGGTGGAACTGGACCGCGTCCACGCACCGGGAACGCCCGGTGGGGCGGTGCTGCGGGTAACCGGTTTCAGCACGGATTCCGTCCACGATGTGGACCTCACCGTCCACGCCGGGGAGATCGTCGGGATCGCGGGCGTCGCCGGGAACGGCCAGAGCGAGCTGGTCGAGGCGCTGGCCGGACTGCGTCGGGCCACCGCCGGGCAGGTCACGCTCCAGGGCGACGACATCACGCACGCCTCTGCCACCGAGCGACGCGTGAAGGGACTCGCCTACGTCCCCGAGGACCGGCACGCCGTCGGTACGGCCCCCGCCGCCTCCGTCGCGGACAACCTGGCGATGGGCCACCACCGCACCACCCTCTCCACCCGCGGCCTGCTGCCGCCGGCCGCCGTCCGGGCGCACGCCCTGCGGCTCGTCGAGCGCTTCGGCATCAAGGCGGCGACCACCGAGGTGCCCGCGTCCGCCCTGTCCGGCGGCAACCTGCAGAAACTGCTCATCGGCCGCGAACTCGCCCATGAGGCGCCGCTGTTGCTGGTCGAGCAGCCGACCCGTGGCGTCGACATCGGCGCCATCCAGAACATCCACGACCAGCTGATCGCCTACCGCGACGCCGGTCACGCCGTCCTCCTCGTCTCGGCCGAGCTGAGCGAGATCCGCGGGCTCGCGGACCGTGTGCTCGTCATGTACGAGGGCCGGGTCGCGGCCGCGTACGCCAAGGACGGGGCGGACGAGCGGACGCTGGGCCTCGCGATGGCCGGCGCCCCCGTGGAGACCACCGGGACGGATCCACTGACATGA
- a CDS encoding ABC transporter permease, with the protein MTRISGALRSPLTFSVLAGLVIGALFLLGTGADPVTAYRAVVTGALGADGIGSTLTTGTSVLGLALALAIPLRAGLINLGGDGQLVLGGITAAVTGLHSPLPAPLTVVLALLAGMAAGAGYAVLAALCENHFGVPLLVSSLLLSYPAVSLASYLARYPLKEPGSSLPQTRALPDGVALPAFGDSTVTLGLVLVVIAAAAYWFTDRRTAVGYEIRMTGLNPRFSAYAGVERRSLTLKLMALSGGLAGLVGAIGVLSFPYRFVDGSLTAPGYTWTGLTAALLAAAAPLGTVVAAFFFAVLQVGGLAMERTTEVPRELTQVLQAIVIVFLAARLRFPGRWFALTRRRRGSEAV; encoded by the coding sequence ATGACACGCATATCCGGAGCCCTGCGCTCCCCCCTCACCTTCTCCGTCCTCGCGGGTCTCGTCATCGGCGCCCTGTTCCTGCTCGGCACCGGCGCGGACCCGGTCACGGCGTACCGGGCGGTGGTGACCGGCGCGCTCGGCGCCGACGGCATCGGCTCGACCCTGACCACCGGCACCAGCGTGCTCGGTCTCGCCCTCGCGCTGGCGATCCCGCTGCGGGCCGGGCTGATCAACCTCGGCGGCGACGGCCAGCTGGTGCTCGGCGGGATCACCGCCGCCGTGACCGGTCTCCACTCGCCGCTGCCCGCCCCCCTCACCGTCGTCCTTGCCCTGCTGGCCGGTATGGCGGCGGGCGCCGGATACGCCGTCCTGGCCGCCCTGTGCGAGAACCACTTCGGGGTCCCGCTGCTGGTCAGCAGTCTGCTGCTCAGCTACCCGGCGGTGTCGCTCGCCTCCTACCTGGCGCGCTACCCGCTCAAGGAGCCGGGCTCCAGCCTGCCCCAGACCCGGGCGCTGCCGGACGGCGTGGCGCTGCCCGCGTTCGGCGACTCCACGGTCACCCTCGGGCTCGTCCTCGTCGTGATCGCCGCGGCCGCTTACTGGTTCACCGACCGGCGCACCGCCGTCGGCTACGAGATCCGCATGACGGGCCTCAACCCCCGCTTCTCGGCGTACGCGGGCGTGGAACGCCGGAGCCTGACACTGAAGTTGATGGCGCTCTCCGGGGGCCTCGCCGGGCTCGTGGGCGCCATCGGGGTGCTGAGCTTCCCCTACCGCTTCGTGGACGGCTCGCTCACCGCCCCCGGCTACACCTGGACCGGCCTCACGGCGGCCCTGCTCGCCGCCGCGGCTCCGCTCGGCACGGTGGTCGCCGCGTTCTTCTTCGCCGTCCTCCAGGTCGGCGGACTGGCGATGGAGCGCACCACCGAGGTGCCGCGCGAACTGACCCAGGTGCTCCAGGCCATAGTGATCGTGTTCCTCGCGGCCCGGCTGCGCTTCCCCGGCCGCTGGTTCGCCCTCACCCGCCGCAGGCGAGGAAGCGAGGCGGTGTGA
- a CDS encoding ABC transporter permease yields MFLDSDLLMSALRALTPILLAALGGALCERAGVFNIGLEGMMLMGCFTSVATSWFTGSPWLGVLAAALAAAAYSLVLAVGAVTLRGDAVVLGIAMNLLAVGLTSFLLRTVFGVQGTFDDPSLAGLPLIGGFTPLAYLSWAAVAVAALLLSRHVWGLRLRGVGEAPDAAATLGVSPAKYQYGAILLSGVLCGLAGAQLALGNVTLFTENMTAGRGWIAVVAVMLGRAAPLGVLLAALLFGLAEAAGFRLQGLGLPQQATDAAPYVVTLGALFLTTARRRRRPRTTGAVQ; encoded by the coding sequence ATGTTCCTCGACTCCGATCTCCTCATGTCGGCGCTGCGCGCGCTCACCCCGATCCTGCTGGCGGCCCTCGGCGGCGCCCTGTGCGAGCGCGCCGGCGTCTTCAACATCGGCCTCGAGGGCATGATGCTGATGGGCTGCTTCACCTCCGTCGCGACCAGCTGGTTCACCGGCAGCCCCTGGCTGGGCGTCCTGGCCGCGGCCCTCGCGGCGGCCGCCTACTCGCTGGTCCTGGCCGTGGGCGCGGTCACCCTGCGCGGGGACGCGGTGGTCCTCGGCATCGCCATGAACCTCCTGGCCGTCGGCCTGACCAGCTTCCTGCTGCGCACGGTCTTCGGCGTGCAGGGCACCTTCGACGATCCGTCCCTCGCCGGTCTGCCGCTGATCGGCGGCTTCACCCCGCTCGCGTACCTGTCCTGGGCGGCGGTCGCGGTCGCCGCCCTGCTGCTGTCACGGCATGTGTGGGGGCTCCGGCTGCGCGGCGTCGGCGAGGCGCCCGACGCGGCCGCCACCCTCGGGGTGAGTCCGGCGAAGTACCAGTACGGCGCGATCCTGCTGTCGGGAGTGCTGTGCGGACTCGCGGGCGCCCAGCTCGCCCTCGGCAACGTCACGTTGTTCACGGAGAACATGACGGCGGGCCGTGGTTGGATCGCTGTCGTGGCCGTGATGCTGGGCCGCGCCGCGCCCCTGGGAGTGCTGCTCGCCGCGCTGCTGTTCGGGCTCGCCGAAGCGGCCGGGTTCCGCCTTCAGGGGCTCGGCCTGCCGCAGCAGGCGACCGACGCCGCGCCCTACGTCGTCACACTCGGCGCCCTGTTCCTCACGACGGCCCGCCGCCGTCGCCGCCCCCGTACCACCGGAGCCGTCCAATGA
- a CDS encoding nucleoside phosphorylase, giving the protein MTQDLLPVTRIPRTGLPAHAVVVGDPARAAAVATLLDGAEEVSYHREYRVFSGSWKGLPVVVASHGVGAPGAILLFQELADAGVRTFLRFGTAGAMRPGIGDGDLVVAEAAVRDDGVTHQLLPPEYPAVSSPEAVLALQQAARGAGAPYHRGVVWTRAAFQPGLLPLFSYAGAGLAAIEMELSALLVTASLRGLVAGGVLVIDGANADELVDEQATGGYDPHRAVVAAGVERGAVVSLEALRLLAEAEGEQA; this is encoded by the coding sequence ATGACGCAGGACCTGCTGCCCGTCACCCGCATCCCGCGCACCGGTCTGCCGGCGCACGCCGTGGTCGTCGGCGACCCGGCCCGCGCCGCGGCCGTCGCCACGCTGCTCGACGGCGCCGAGGAGGTCTCGTACCACCGCGAGTACCGGGTGTTCAGCGGAAGCTGGAAGGGCCTGCCGGTCGTCGTCGCCTCGCACGGGGTGGGCGCGCCGGGCGCGATCCTGCTGTTCCAGGAACTGGCGGACGCCGGCGTGCGCACCTTCCTGCGGTTCGGTACGGCGGGTGCGATGAGGCCGGGCATAGGGGACGGCGACCTGGTCGTCGCGGAGGCGGCCGTCCGCGACGACGGCGTCACCCACCAGCTGCTGCCTCCGGAGTACCCGGCGGTGTCCTCGCCCGAGGCGGTCCTCGCCCTCCAGCAGGCGGCCCGTGGGGCCGGCGCCCCGTACCACCGGGGCGTCGTGTGGACCCGGGCGGCCTTCCAGCCGGGCCTGCTCCCGCTCTTCTCGTACGCCGGCGCCGGGCTCGCCGCCATCGAGATGGAGCTGTCCGCGCTGCTGGTCACGGCCTCGCTGCGCGGTCTGGTCGCGGGCGGCGTGCTGGTGATCGACGGCGCGAACGCCGACGAACTGGTCGACGAGCAGGCCACGGGCGGCTACGACCCGCACCGCGCGGTCGTGGCCGCCGGGGTGGAACGGGGAGCGGTGGTCTCCCTGGAGGCCCTGCGGCTGCTCGCCGAGGCGGAAGGGGAGCAGGCGTGA
- a CDS encoding amidohydrolase, with protein MSIDLLVHGGDVLTVDDAATVVPDGAVAVHAGAILAVGPADELRERYTAAEEIDAAGCLVLPGLINTHTHLAMTLLRGRADDVTLQGFLERVLKWEAELLAPENVAAAVRLAVAESLRAGVTSALDMYWFHEAAERAAHETGWRLHTGPTFMDVPGPPDGIAYEERLGWARRDLEARGPAEPGRRPVVFAHSAYTLSPGQLTEVFALAREFGALVHIHAAENATEVATVEVRHGKRPVELLDSLGLLGPDVLLAHAVDLTGPEIAALARTGTAVAHCPVSNLKLGCGIAPVPRLLSAGVTVGLGTDGAVSSNSLDVLGAVRQAALVHKAAGDPTAVGAEQAVRMATIEGARALGLGEQLGSLEAGKRADLIVLDLDAPHLRPRHDPWSTLAYAAHPSDVRDTVVDGRVLMRDRRLTTLDERAVIAALEALL; from the coding sequence GTGAGCATCGACCTGCTGGTGCACGGCGGCGACGTCCTGACGGTGGACGACGCCGCAACCGTCGTCCCGGACGGGGCGGTCGCGGTCCACGCGGGCGCGATCCTCGCCGTGGGACCGGCCGACGAGCTGCGCGAGCGCTACACCGCCGCCGAGGAGATCGACGCGGCCGGCTGCCTCGTGCTCCCCGGGCTGATCAACACGCACACCCACCTCGCGATGACCCTGCTGCGCGGTCGGGCCGACGACGTCACCCTCCAGGGTTTCCTGGAGCGGGTCCTGAAGTGGGAGGCGGAGCTGCTGGCGCCGGAGAACGTGGCGGCGGCGGTGCGACTGGCGGTCGCGGAGAGCCTGCGGGCCGGGGTGACCTCGGCGCTGGACATGTACTGGTTCCACGAGGCGGCCGAGCGGGCGGCCCACGAGACGGGCTGGCGGCTGCACACCGGCCCCACCTTCATGGACGTGCCCGGGCCGCCGGACGGCATCGCGTACGAGGAGCGGCTGGGGTGGGCGCGGCGCGACCTCGAGGCACGCGGGCCCGCCGAACCCGGCCGCCGTCCGGTCGTCTTCGCGCACTCCGCGTACACCCTCTCCCCGGGGCAGCTCACCGAAGTCTTCGCGCTGGCCCGGGAGTTCGGGGCGCTGGTGCACATCCACGCGGCCGAGAACGCCACCGAGGTCGCCACCGTCGAGGTGCGGCACGGGAAGCGGCCGGTGGAGCTGCTGGACTCCCTCGGGCTGCTCGGCCCCGATGTGCTGCTCGCGCACGCCGTCGACCTCACCGGGCCGGAGATCGCGGCGCTGGCCCGCACGGGCACGGCCGTCGCCCACTGCCCGGTGTCCAACCTGAAGCTGGGCTGCGGGATCGCGCCCGTGCCGCGCCTGCTGAGCGCGGGCGTGACGGTGGGCCTGGGCACGGACGGCGCCGTCAGTTCCAACTCGCTGGACGTGCTGGGCGCGGTGCGGCAGGCGGCGCTGGTGCACAAGGCGGCGGGCGACCCGACGGCGGTCGGCGCCGAGCAGGCCGTGCGCATGGCGACGATCGAGGGCGCCCGGGCGCTCGGCCTCGGCGAGCAGCTCGGCTCGCTGGAGGCGGGCAAGCGGGCCGACCTGATCGTCCTCGACCTGGACGCGCCGCATCTGCGTCCGCGCCACGACCCGTGGTCGACGCTGGCGTACGCGGCGCACCCGTCGGACGTGCGGGACACCGTCGTCGACGGGCGGGTGCTGATGCGCGACCGCCGGCTGACCACGCTCGACGAGCGGGCGGTGATCGCCGCTCTGGAGGCACTGCTCTGA
- a CDS encoding FadR/GntR family transcriptional regulator — protein MAVTDEAIEKIKGMIVSGALRPGDRLPKESELAADLGLSRNSLREAVRALSLIRILDVRQGDGTYVTSLDPQLLLEALSFVVDFHRDDTVLEFLAVRRILEPAATAMAALRVSEQQLDALEAQLDRLGADPSVEELVAGDLEFHRGIVQSAGNSVLCSLLDGLSGPTTRARIWRGLTQEDAVVGTLREHRAILAALRDRDAEAARSWATVHIASVEQWLRSTL, from the coding sequence ATGGCAGTCACCGACGAGGCGATCGAGAAGATCAAGGGCATGATCGTCTCGGGTGCGCTGCGGCCCGGGGACCGGCTGCCCAAGGAGAGCGAGCTGGCCGCCGATCTCGGCCTGTCCCGCAACTCCCTGCGGGAGGCGGTGCGCGCCCTGTCGCTGATCCGGATCCTGGACGTGCGACAGGGCGACGGGACCTACGTCACCAGTCTCGATCCGCAACTGCTCCTCGAAGCACTGAGTTTCGTCGTCGACTTCCACCGCGACGACACGGTGCTGGAGTTCCTGGCCGTGCGCCGCATCCTGGAGCCGGCCGCCACCGCGATGGCGGCCCTGCGCGTCAGCGAGCAGCAACTGGACGCGCTGGAGGCCCAGCTGGACAGGCTCGGGGCCGACCCCTCGGTGGAGGAACTGGTCGCCGGGGACCTGGAGTTCCACCGGGGCATCGTGCAGAGCGCCGGCAACTCGGTGCTCTGCTCGCTGCTCGACGGACTGTCCGGGCCCACCACCCGGGCCCGCATCTGGCGCGGCCTGACACAGGAGGACGCGGTCGTCGGCACGCTGCGCGAGCACCGGGCGATCCTGGCCGCCCTGCGCGACCGGGACGCGGAAGCGGCACGGTCGTGGGCGACCGTGCACATCGCGAGCGTGGAGCAGTGGCTGCGCTCGACACTGTGA
- a CDS encoding PAC2 family protein: protein MIELEGVPELIDPVMVAAFEGWNDAGDAASTAVGHLEREWKGEVFAALDAEDYYDFQVNRPTVWLDAGVRKITWPTTRLSVVRVGGDKPRDLVLVRGIEPSMRWRSFCNELLGFAHELGVELVVILGALLGDTPHTRPVPISGTTSDADLAQRMNLEETKYEGPTGIVGVLQEACTHAGVPAVSLWAAVPHYVSQPPNPKATLALLNRLEDLIDVRIPLGELPEDARAWQVGVDQLAAEDTEVAEYVQTLEEARDTAELPEASGEAIAREFERYLRRRDGGGPPDPGERTRPPKPPKPSGDAPDDGDSSEE from the coding sequence GTGATCGAGCTCGAGGGGGTTCCCGAGCTGATCGACCCGGTCATGGTGGCCGCGTTCGAGGGCTGGAACGATGCCGGCGACGCCGCCTCCACCGCGGTCGGACACCTGGAGCGGGAGTGGAAGGGCGAGGTGTTCGCGGCGCTGGACGCCGAGGACTACTACGACTTCCAGGTGAACCGTCCCACGGTGTGGTTGGACGCCGGCGTGCGCAAGATCACGTGGCCGACGACAAGGTTGTCGGTGGTCCGGGTGGGCGGCGACAAGCCACGCGACCTGGTCCTCGTGCGCGGCATCGAACCGTCCATGCGCTGGCGCTCGTTCTGCAACGAGCTGCTGGGATTCGCGCACGAGTTGGGCGTCGAGCTGGTGGTCATCCTGGGCGCCCTGCTCGGTGACACGCCGCACACGCGTCCGGTGCCGATCAGCGGGACCACGTCCGACGCGGACCTGGCGCAGCGGATGAACCTGGAGGAGACCAAGTACGAGGGCCCCACGGGCATCGTCGGCGTCCTCCAGGAGGCGTGCACGCACGCGGGGGTGCCCGCGGTGAGCCTCTGGGCGGCCGTGCCGCACTACGTCTCGCAGCCGCCGAACCCGAAGGCGACGCTGGCCCTCCTCAACCGCCTGGAGGACCTGATCGACGTACGCATCCCCCTCGGCGAGCTGCCCGAGGACGCGCGTGCCTGGCAGGTGGGCGTGGACCAGCTGGCCGCCGAGGACACCGAGGTCGCCGAGTACGTGCAGACGCTGGAGGAGGCGCGGGACACCGCGGAGCTGCCGGAGGCGTCGGGCGAGGCGATCGCCCGGGAGTTCGAGCGCTATCTGCGGCGCCGGGACGGCGGCGGCCCGCCGGACCCCGGGGAGCGGACCCGTCCCCCGAAGCCGCCGAAACCGAGCGGCGACGCCCCCGACGACGGCGATTCCTCGGAGGAATAG
- the mshC gene encoding cysteine--1-D-myo-inosityl 2-amino-2-deoxy-alpha-D-glucopyranoside ligase: MHAWPASEVPALPGQGRDLRIHDTATGGLVSLDPGPVARIYVCGITPYDATHIGHAATYNAFDLVQRVWLDTKRQVHYVQNVTDVDDPLLERAERDGVDWVALAEKETALFREDMTALRMLPPRHYIGAVEAIPGIVPLVERLRDAGAAYELDGDTYFSVESDPDFGRVSGLDAAAMRLLSAERGGDPDRPGKKNPLDPMLWMAAREGEPSWDGGSLGRGRPGWHIECVAIALDHLGMGFDVQGGGSDLAFPHHEMGASHAQVLTGEFPMAQAYVHAGMVALDGEKMSKSRGNLVFVSKLRQDGVDPAAIRLTLLAHHYRADWEWTDQVLLDAEARLGRWRAAVSRPDGPPAEALVEEIREALGNDLDAPAALAAVDRWAALQQEHGGTDMGAPGVVSRAVDALLGVAL; this comes from the coding sequence ATGCATGCCTGGCCCGCTTCCGAGGTCCCCGCCCTGCCTGGTCAGGGCCGCGACCTGAGGATCCACGACACCGCGACCGGCGGCTTGGTCTCCCTCGACCCCGGTCCCGTCGCCCGTATCTACGTCTGCGGCATCACGCCGTACGACGCGACCCACATCGGTCACGCGGCGACCTACAACGCGTTCGACCTCGTTCAGCGCGTGTGGCTCGACACCAAGCGGCAGGTTCACTACGTCCAGAACGTCACCGACGTCGACGACCCGCTGCTGGAGCGGGCCGAACGCGACGGCGTCGACTGGGTCGCCCTCGCCGAGAAGGAGACGGCGCTCTTCCGCGAGGACATGACGGCCCTGCGGATGCTGCCGCCGCGGCACTACATAGGCGCCGTCGAGGCGATACCCGGCATCGTCCCGCTCGTCGAGCGGCTGCGGGACGCCGGCGCCGCCTACGAGCTGGACGGCGACACCTACTTCTCCGTCGAGTCCGATCCCGACTTCGGCAGGGTCTCGGGCCTGGACGCGGCCGCCATGCGGCTGCTCTCCGCGGAGCGCGGCGGCGACCCCGACCGCCCCGGCAAGAAGAACCCGCTCGACCCGATGCTCTGGATGGCGGCCCGCGAGGGCGAGCCCAGCTGGGACGGCGGCTCGCTCGGCCGAGGCCGGCCCGGCTGGCACATCGAGTGCGTGGCCATCGCCCTGGACCACCTCGGGATGGGCTTCGACGTGCAGGGCGGCGGCTCCGACCTCGCCTTCCCGCACCATGAGATGGGCGCCTCCCACGCCCAGGTGCTGACCGGCGAGTTCCCCATGGCCCAGGCGTACGTGCACGCCGGCATGGTCGCCCTGGACGGCGAGAAGATGTCCAAGTCCCGGGGCAACCTCGTCTTCGTCTCGAAGCTGCGCCAGGACGGCGTCGACCCCGCCGCCATCCGGCTCACCCTCCTCGCCCACCACTACCGGGCCGACTGGGAGTGGACCGACCAGGTCCTCCTCGACGCCGAAGCCCGGCTCGGGCGCTGGCGGGCAGCCGTCTCCCGGCCCGACGGGCCGCCCGCCGAGGCGCTCGTCGAGGAGATCCGCGAGGCGCTCGGCAACGACCTCGACGCCCCGGCCGCACTCGCCGCCGTCGACCGCTGGGCGGCGCTCCAGCAGGAACACGGCGGTACGGACATGGGCGCCCCGGGTGTCGTCTCGCGGGCCGTGGACGCGCTGCTGGGCGTGGCGCTGTAG
- a CDS encoding SCO1664 family protein: protein MSAPERIPPRGVTTTDPAAAELLARGELTVRGRIRDASNAALYCTVAYEGREAACVYKPVAGERPLWDFPDGTLAQREVAAYEVSEATGWGLVPPTVLREGPYGEGMCQLWIETAPEAELLALVDGEEPEPGWRAIGFAEVGEGRTALLVHADDERLRRLAVLDAVINNADRKGGHLLPTADGRLYGIDHGVTFNAENKLRTLLWGWAGEPLTGEAVDVLKGLRGALEPGGGLAVTLAALLTAAEVDATRARADALLAAGKHPEPSGDWPAIPWPPV from the coding sequence ATGTCCGCGCCAGAACGGATACCGCCGAGGGGCGTGACGACCACCGACCCGGCCGCCGCCGAGCTCCTCGCGCGCGGCGAGCTCACCGTCCGCGGGCGCATCCGCGACGCCTCGAACGCGGCCCTGTACTGCACCGTCGCGTACGAGGGCCGCGAGGCCGCCTGCGTCTACAAGCCCGTCGCCGGGGAACGGCCGCTGTGGGACTTCCCCGACGGCACCCTCGCCCAGCGCGAGGTCGCCGCCTACGAGGTCTCCGAGGCGACCGGCTGGGGCCTCGTGCCGCCCACCGTGCTGCGGGAGGGACCGTACGGCGAGGGCATGTGCCAGCTGTGGATCGAGACGGCGCCCGAGGCCGAGCTGCTGGCCCTGGTGGACGGGGAGGAGCCCGAGCCGGGCTGGCGGGCGATCGGCTTCGCGGAGGTCGGCGAGGGCCGGACCGCGCTGCTGGTGCACGCCGACGACGAACGGCTGCGCCGGCTCGCCGTCCTCGACGCGGTGATCAACAACGCCGACCGCAAGGGCGGCCACCTGCTGCCCACCGCCGACGGCCGGCTGTACGGCATCGACCACGGGGTCACCTTCAACGCCGAGAACAAGCTGCGCACGCTCCTGTGGGGCTGGGCGGGGGAGCCGCTGACCGGTGAGGCCGTCGACGTGCTCAAGGGCCTCAGAGGCGCCCTGGAGCCCGGCGGGGGACTGGCGGTCACCCTGGCCGCGCTCCTCACCGCCGCCGAGGTCGACGCCACCCGCGCGCGAGCCGACGCGCTGCTGGCGGCCGGGAAGCACCCGGAGCCGAGCGGCGACTGGCCGGCCATCCCCTGGCCCCCGGTCTGA
- a CDS encoding DUF3090 domain-containing protein has translation MSRQVFLYDPPDRFVAGTVGLPGRRTFFLQATSGSRVTSVALEKTQVAALAERMDELLDEVVRRTGGSAPVPAMSPSENTDTAPLDTPIEEEFRVGTMALAWDGEEQRMIVEAQALVELDADSEEDLAEAEEKLLQDEENGPPMLRVRLTGAQARAFAKRALDVVNAGRPPCPLCSLPLDPEGHVCPRQNGYRRGA, from the coding sequence GTGTCCCGTCAGGTGTTCCTCTACGACCCCCCGGACCGCTTCGTGGCCGGTACGGTCGGGCTGCCCGGGCGCCGTACCTTCTTCCTGCAGGCCACCTCCGGCTCCCGGGTGACCAGCGTGGCTCTGGAGAAGACGCAGGTCGCCGCGCTCGCCGAGCGCATGGACGAACTGCTGGACGAGGTCGTACGCCGGACCGGCGGCAGTGCCCCCGTACCCGCGATGTCGCCCTCCGAGAACACCGACACGGCCCCCCTCGACACGCCGATCGAGGAGGAGTTCCGGGTCGGCACCATGGCCCTCGCCTGGGACGGCGAGGAACAGCGCATGATCGTCGAGGCGCAGGCCCTCGTGGAGCTCGACGCGGACTCCGAGGAGGACCTCGCCGAGGCCGAGGAGAAGCTCCTCCAGGACGAGGAGAACGGGCCCCCGATGCTGCGGGTCCGGCTCACCGGCGCGCAGGCGAGGGCCTTCGCCAAGCGCGCCCTCGACGTCGTCAACGCGGGCCGGCCGCCGTGCCCGCTGTGCAGCCTGCCGCTCGATCCGGAAGGACACGTATGTCCGCGCCAGAACGGATACCGCCGAGGGGCGTGA
- a CDS encoding histidine phosphatase family protein: MPTLILVRHGRSTANTSGLLAGRTPGVALDERGAAQAAALPGRLDALPIAEVVASPLQRCQETVRPLLDARPGLRVHTDERIGECDYGDWSGRKLAELMDEPLMEVVQAHPSAAAFPGGESMRAMQTRAAEAVREWNARVERDHGADAVYLMCSHGDIIKSLVADALGLHLDLFQRISVEPCSVTAIRYTRLRPFLVRLGDTGDFASLAPREEPPAGDATVGGGAGAP; this comes from the coding sequence ATGCCCACGTTGATCCTCGTCCGGCACGGCCGGTCCACCGCCAACACCTCCGGACTGCTCGCCGGCCGGACGCCCGGCGTCGCCCTCGACGAGCGGGGAGCCGCGCAGGCCGCCGCCCTGCCCGGGCGGCTCGACGCGCTGCCGATCGCCGAAGTCGTCGCGAGCCCCCTCCAGCGCTGCCAGGAGACCGTCAGGCCGCTCCTCGACGCCCGCCCCGGGCTGCGCGTCCACACCGACGAGCGGATCGGGGAGTGCGACTACGGCGACTGGTCCGGACGCAAACTCGCCGAACTGATGGACGAGCCGCTGATGGAGGTCGTGCAGGCGCACCCCTCCGCCGCCGCCTTCCCCGGCGGCGAGTCCATGCGGGCCATGCAGACCCGCGCCGCCGAGGCGGTACGGGAGTGGAACGCGCGCGTGGAGCGCGACCACGGCGCCGACGCCGTCTATCTCATGTGCTCGCACGGCGACATCATCAAGTCGCTCGTGGCGGACGCCCTCGGGCTTCATCTCGACCTCTTCCAGCGGATCTCTGTGGAACCGTGTTCCGTCACCGCGATCCGTTACACCCGGCTGCGCCCCTTTCTCGTGCGCCTCGGCGACACCGGCGACTTCGCGTCGCTGGCCCCGCGCGAGGAGCCGCCGGCCGGGGACGCGACGGTCGGGGGCGGTGCGGGCGCACCGTGA